Sequence from the Panicum virgatum strain AP13 chromosome 5N, P.virgatum_v5, whole genome shotgun sequence genome:
TGCTAAATCAGAAAAAAGCTCGTCCCAGCCAGTCCCCGCCGAAGCCGTTCAATTGATTCGGCCGCACTCCCGTGGACTAGACGTTGACACGAGTAGGCGAGCCTTCGTTTGATCTGAGACGTCGGATGACCTCGTGAGGCACTCCCGCCACGGCCGACGCCGCTCGCAACGGCATCAGATCCGAAGCGAGGAGAGAGGCCCGTGGCGGTGGGCCGGTGGGGTGGTGGCCAGTGGcctactcaaaaaaaaaaaaagaggagagacaCGACGACGTCGACTAGAGAGGACGACGACAGCGACCCGCATCTAATTCTGGAAGCGTCCACCACCGCCCTTGCCGTCGACCCGTCGTCTCTTCCTCCGGTAACTGCCTCCGCCCCCCACCCCTGATCCCTCAGCggctcggcctccgccgcctcggaAGCTCCTCTCTCGCTGTTCTCCTCTGCGGAGCTAACTCACTGTACTCGTGCGTGCTCAGGACGCAGCCGCAGCGTGCGGTGGCTGCGGCCCGGCGCTGTGTTCCGAATCgcggcctcctctccctccaCACCCGCCGCCTGCCACCGATTCCCGTGCTGTGCGCCGCCCGCACGAATCGcgtcgccccgcgccgccgctgcccgtaCCGTCTCCCGCGGCCTCGTACTGCCCGTTCCTCACCCTGCACCGCCCCTGCAACTGGCTCCCCAGCCCCTGGCCGCTCCCTGCACCGCCCAGGGCTATGCTCCTGCCGTCTGCCCCCGTCGTGCCCCCCTGTACCCTGTCCCGCCGCCCCTGCAGGCCGTTCCATCTCCCTGCTGCAGGCCCTGCCCTCTCcgcccctgctgcatctgcattGCTGTCCGCTGCATCCCCTTTTGGCATTCAGAGCTGTAAGTATCCCTCCTTCTCTTGCTATTAGTATGAAGTAGTGGATGATCGACTAATTTTCATTAGGGgtgatgtctttgaagattcGGATTTTGAATCAGATGTTCAAGATGATAGTCCTCATCCAACTCAACATACCACAGATGATTGGAGTGCTACTGGAGATGACGTCGATATAGGTGCATCATGTGATGCTATCGCTACCGCTATAGTTCCGTGATTTAGTTCTATCCATCTCGGAATTTAGAAATTTGTGCTTGTATATCTTTTGGTATATTTGTGATATTAATGTATATTTTGTAATATAATTATGTAGTCAAGATACTCAAAAACATAAGAACTATTGAATTCTACTTGTCTTCAGCAAAAAAAACGAGATATCACCAGCCTCAGGGGCATTTCAGACATTTTACCACTCAATTCATACACACAAAATAATTAGGATTGCCAAACATCCAACTTATGTAGATAACCGATTCTTCAGACAGCTGGCTTATCTCAGACAAGCGAGATCCAGAAAAGCGGAATCAAACAGGGCAGTAGGCTTGCGGCCCTGATTTGCTTTTCTTGTTACAACTCATAAACCTTGTCTAATTTGTATTTATGCTCATAAAAAAGTTTATTCTGCTTCGTTTTGCCATCATAAGGGTCATTATATGATGATAAAATTGTAGTTTTAGTGTTCAGTATAGGATAATACGGTCCTCTTTTCCCACTAACATTTGCTACTTCATCCCGGATTCCTTGGAACAGTTTTTCAACTCTCTGAATCCCATTTCCCAATAAGCTACTTTGTGTTTGAAGAGAACACTCATATTCATTACTCAGTGTAGACTCAATTGCCTAATGATTTTAATTTGTTTTCACGCGCAGATAGATATAAGTTGATGAGAAGATGAGTGGCGCTGAGGAGCAGCTGCCGCCTCAGGTCAGCGACGTGTCCAAGGAGCAAGACGGTGTTACCAAGCCCAGTTTGGGGAAAGAGCCCGTTCCAGGGAGTGAGCTCTGGACGGATGGGCTCATCTGCGCATTTGAGTTGATCAAAGGTCCCAGGAAGCCTGTTCATCGCAAATCATGGCCAATGATTGAGCAAGTGCAGGAGAAAGGATCCACTATGTACACGAGGAAGCACCTGAGAAGGAATGGGCACCCTATGATAGCTCCAAAAGTGGATCAGAGCATTGTGTTGGAGAACCCCCGTCAGGCTGAATTCTATAATGATCCTTCAGTTCCCAAAGACAGGCCAGTTTATGCTGGGGAGATTTTGGATCACAAATGGGTGCCCATTGGATGGAGTAGGATCGCCGAACTGGTCCAGAGGGTTCAATCAGACTCCAGCTGGGAGAATGAGTTGATGGAGTTCAGTGATAGTGAGGATGATTACACCGTGGCTGATCTTGCAGCTCCATACTGGCAGCGTCCTGGGGGCCCTACTTGGTGGTGCCATGTCATCGCGGGCCATCCCTCAATCGATGCATGGTTGAATAGCGCTCACTGGATGCATCCGGCCATCAGAACTGCGCTCAGAGATGAGAGCAAACTGATAAGCGACCGGATGAAGTACCTTCTCTACGAGGTTTTCTTTCTGATTCTCTTCTGTTTAATAATTAAGATACCTATAACCATGTGTGGCTTTTAAATGTTTTGCAATTCATTACCTTGAATCTGTAGTGCATGTAACTCTCTCtacctgaaatttttatgtgATGTAAGTATACTTGGGTTCTTTGATGTCATTGCTTTGAGTTTCTAGTGAATCTAGTCACCTATATTTCCTGAACTAATGAGAAATAGACTCTGCATTCACTATTCGTAATGTACATATTGCCATCTGTTTATGCCCAAGAAAACTCTACTCTTTGTCAATATTCTGGCTATCAGATTTTTGTTATTCTCGaatatgcaggagagctgcatatcattgcattaagaaggAAAAGGCCAAAATGGCCGTACAACACACACCACTACGCACCCAAGACACACACCACTGCCCCAGCCACTGGGGAGTTACAGGATTACAAATGCGCAAAAAACTAAACTATCAGGTTTTTTTTATATGCTAACTGTGATTGTCTGTGGCTGCCCCCATTGCATAGTAATTTATCATCCACCTTTTTCACTCTAGATTATGTGGCGATGTATCAGATACACCCTAATTGAATGGTTAAATCATCTGTGACGTAACAACATAATgtacctttcttttttttcacaaGTTGCTGGATTTTGCTCCTGATTAAATGAGTGGATCAGTTGTCTTTTATATACTTGCCAATTCATCACCAAATTGTTTTGCCTTCGAGTATTATTTCTACATCTGATACTTATATAGATTGAGTGATTGACTGAAGATGGAGGCAGATATGTACCTTCTAGTAAAAaaatccttatttttatattataatTGCAGATCCCCAAATTATTAGTTTATTGAACCATGGCAGTGCTGACTGTTTTGCAGTACATCTATCGACTTTGTCATATGTCAGTGTTAGAAGAAATATTCCTACTGTGTTAATGTGCTGTGCATATCATATTTATCATATAATTTTCCGTTAGCTTTTCAGGTCCCAGTAAGAGTTGCAGGAGGACTGTTATTTGAGCTTCTTGGTCAGTCGGTTGGAGATCCAAATAAAGAAGAGGACGATATACCCATTGTGCTTCGGTCTTGGCAAGCTCAAAATTTTCTTGTAACAGCAATGCATGTCAAAGGTCATTCATCCAATATAAATGTGTTAGGAGTGACTGAAGTGCAGGTACCAACTCGAAATTTCTAGTCTCTAAGCTTCCAGCTTAATATATGCTTACAAAAATCTGTCCAGGAGTTGCTTCTTGCTGGTGGAGGCCAAACACCTAGATCAGTGCATGAAGTAATTGCTCATTTGGTCAACCGTCTTTCACGTTGGGATGATAGGTGAAATTCACAAATATAAATTTCCTTTTCATCTTTGCTCATTGATGTTTCAACAGTAGGTAGTAGAACTCTATTCCTTATTACATCTAAATACTGTTATTTCCTGCAACAAATAATATTAATAGTTGCTGTTGCATTATTACTGCAGATTATTCCGGAAATATATCTTTGGGGAGGCAGATGAAATTGAACTGAAATTTGTGAATAGGTAAGAACACTGTGGGAATGTCTCAACTATCAGAacatttttgtttgaattaatGCTTTAATACAGAGATGATTTCATCACATCAAGTTAGCAGTTGAATGCATTACATGTTTAAAATGTCAAATTCACAGGAGAAATCATGAAGATCTAAATCTTGTTAGCATAATACTGAATCAGGAAATCAGAAGGTTAGCAACACAGGTAAGCATGTTGTgctgattttctttttttaatattGTTTCTACTAACAAATTCTTGTTGAAAATTTTCTCATTCCACATTTTCTAGAGTGATTGATGTGATTGTACTATTTTTTAAACAATATTATAAAAAGAGGATCGGGTAATATAGCTGCTCCTAGGGAATCGCACACTAGAACTAGTTGACTAGTCAAGTAGTAATCTTCTTTGTTGGCAGCACCACATATATATCATCATTTCATTGACTATAAAAATAGTCAGTCTACAATAACATTTGTTCGGTAGAATGGCTTCAAAGGGTCTCAGGTTTATCATGATATGGCTTGTTGCATCTGCCTGATTGAAACCTGAATACCTCATTTCCTAGTCATCACATTGCCATCAGTTCCGAAATCCTATTTTATCGAATAGCAATGGCTaatgttagatgtatatgtatATCTTGTAGTTTCCCCATTGTATAAGGGGCTTTGTGCATATTTCCTAGTACCTatacacaacaacaacaacaacatagcacgATATGCTTTTCATGATCGGAAGTCGATTCGGCCTCCAGATAGGCTTGGCTTTGCTGGTACTGTTCTTTCTGAGCTACTTCTTATCGTGATGCCATTCATCATCCGGAATGGCAGCATGCTATGACAGAGGAGATTGCTGCTCTTGAGCGCACTGGCACATGGGATCTTGTTCCTATTCCTGCACATGTCCGTCCTATCACTTGCAAATGGGTTTACAAGGTTAAGACCCGTTCTGATGGTTCTCTTGAGCGCTACAAAGCTCGTCTTGTAGTGTGTGGTTTTCAGCAAGAGCATGGTcgggactatgatgagacttttGCACCTGTGGCTCATATGACTACGGTCCGCACTCTTCTTACTGTGGCTTCTATTTGTGAGTGGTCTATATCTCAGCTTgatgtgaagaatgcatttcttAACGGTGAACTCCGTGAGGAAGTGTATATGCAGCCACCACCTGTGTATTCGGTGCCTGAGGGTATGGTCTGTCGTCTTCGCCGCTCGCTTTATGGCCTCAAGCAAGCTCCTCATGCTTGGTTCCAGCGTTTTGCCTCTGTGGTCACTGCTGCTGGCTTTTCTGCCAATACTCATGATCCTGTGCTATTCGTTCACACTTCCTCTCGTGGTCGGACCCTTCTCCTtctttatgttgatgacatgatcATCACAGGAGATGATCCTCAGTTTATTGCCTTTGTGAAGGCACGTCTCAGTGAGCAGTTTCTTATGTCTGATCTAGGTCCTCTTCGTTACTTTCTTGGGATCGAGGTTTCTTCCACACCTCAGGGTTTTTATCTGTCTCAAGAAAAGTACATTCAGGATcttcttgatcgtgcttctctcACTGACCATCGTACTGTAGAGACTCCCATGGAACTTAATGTTCATCTTTGTGTCACTGATGGGGAGCTTCTTGCAGATCCCACTCGTTATCGTCATACTGTTGGGAGTCTTGTCTATTTTGGTTTTACTTGTCCTGACATCTCATATGCTGTACATATCCTAAGTCAGTTTGTGTCTGCTCCCACTCAGCTTCACTATAGTCATCTTCTTCGTGTTCTACGTTATCTTTGTGGGACCATATCTCGTTGCTTGTTCTTTCTGCGCTTCAGCTCTTTACAGCTTCAGGCATATTCTGATGCTACTTGGGCTAGTGATTCCTCTGATCGTCGATCTCTTTCTGCTTACTGTGTTTTTCTTGGTGGTTCTCTTATTGCTTGGAAGACTAAGAAGCAAATAGTAGTTTCTCGTTCAAGTGCAGAGGCTGAGTTGTGAGCTATGGCTCTTGTGACAGCAGAGGTTACTTGGCTGCAGTGGTTGCTTGAGGATTTTGGTGTTTCTGTTTCTGGGCCGACTCCTCTTTTGTCTGACAGTACAGGTGCCATCAGCATTGCTCGTGATACGGTGAAGCATGAGTTTACTAAACACATTGGTGTTGATGCTTCATATACACGAGCACAAGTACATGATGATGTTATTACTCTTCAGTATGTGCCTTCAGAGGTTCAGTTGGTAGATTTCTTTACGAAGGCACAGACCAGAGTTCAGCACATGTTCTATCTCTCCAAACTCAGTGTTGTTGATCCACCTTGAGttttgagggggggggggtgttagatgtatatgtatATCTTGTAGTTTCCCCATTGTATAAGGGGCTTTATGCATATTTCCTAATATCTGTACATGTATATATTCGGGCCTAGAGCCCTCATGATGAATACAAGTGCTATTCATAACAGCTAAATCCTGGTTGTTCTGTTGATATTATGCATTACAGTACTTTGTCCTTACTCCCAGCCTGTGTTTCAACTTTCAATGATGTATTAGCTATGTAATGTGTTTCCCATTTTGTTGCCAGTCTTACTCTTTTCTGTGACACTGTTTCATTAGAGGAAACTAAATTTATAATTAGCAGATTAAGCATCTGTATACTTTTGTAATCCATAATGAAGCTCTTAAGGTTTCCGCACACAACTTTCTTGAATGTTATTATTCATTTGATCATATTTAACGAGCCAGAACATATAAGAACATAAAACATCCCTGTGTTAGGTAATCAGGGTTAAATGGTCACTCCATGCAAGGGAAGAAATCGTAGATGAGCTTCTCAGACATTTGAGGGGTAACGCCACAAGAGCTATCTTAGAGAGTATCAGAAAGTGTACAAGGAACATGTTGGAAGAGCAGGAAGCTGTGCGTGGACGCCTGTTCACTATTCAGGATGTTATGCAAAGCACTGTTCGTGCATGGTTACAGGTTCGAATGGTTCTGCTACACTTCTGTTCAAAAGGCAGAGCGTTTTTACATTTACCgtgacagttttttttttttgcgaaaaatttACCGTGACAGTGTTAACATATCTATCGGTGGGATTGCCAAATTTTACCATTTTCCAGGATAGAAGTCTCCGTGTCACCCACAATTTGGCTATTTTCGGAGGCGGTGGCATGGTTTTATCCATAATCACGGGACTCTTTGGGATCAACGTTGATGGCATACCAGGAGCACAGAATACAccctatgcattcggtttgttTACAGGGCTTCTCTTCTTTCTTGGAGTCATCCTAATCGGCGTGGGAATGCTGTATCTCGGATTACAGAACCCAGTTAACAGTGAGAAGGTGAAGGTGAGGAAGCTGGAGCTACAGCAGCTGGTGTCCATGTTCCAGCATGAAGCAGAGCAGCACGGCAAGGTCAGGGAAGGTCTTAGCCGGCATGGTACATCACTGAGTTCGTCTGCAGCCTCGGATGAAGGGTACATTCTTATCGCCTGAGATTGGATATTTTTGCTAGTGTGCAAAGTCATGTTTGAAAGTATGGAACTGAAGAGAAGGGTGCAAAGTCATGGTGATGGTATACTTGCCCGCGTTGCAAGGGTTGTTATCAAGGAATTGGACATCAAAATGTTGGATATAATTCTAACACTAGGTTGGCTCTCTGCTGTTGCTAGAGTAGCTGCTTTATAGTATCTATATTGTTATAACTTTGGAAAAAAATTACTATTGTTAGAAGGGATGGAAGGAGAAAAGTTCTGGCTTAAATTAGATGTATTCCTGTTGCAGTAAATGCCTCGGAGCATACGTCTCAGCCATCAGGCTTGTGCATGTCAAAATGCAATGAATTTGGAATACCCTCGCGGTACGCTCGCGGCTCGCCACTTCGCCAGCGCGGTACATCCCCCTGGACCCTGGTGGCCCAGAGCGTGGTGTTGGCGCCTTGCCGCGGTGACCGTTAGACATGCATTGTGATGACTTCGACGGTGATTATCGGTTGGACCCTGGGAGTCTTGTTGGTTTCAGCCGCCGTCATGCAACCTACCTTTGAGCGGTTGTGTTGCCATCGCCCACCACGTCTTTCAGATCACTGTTTCCAAACGGTAAACACGGCAACATTGGTTGCGCGGGGAGAGAGAGCTGGTCCCGTCAGAAAAGCCTATCACGAGCCAGATGCTTTAGGTGAAGCACACAAACGCAATGCAAGCAGGGCCTAGCAGGCTAGCAGCCATCAGCTAGCAAACGAGGATCTTGCAGACTTACAGTACAAGCCTCACAGAATGATTATGTTTGAGGAAAAAGTAAAATGCAAGGAGTGCAGGTTCAGTAAACACAACCAGCTGCAAAAGCGCTAATGATTGTCATCCAGTCCTTGAAAAGGAATCATCGAGGGTGTGAAAACTTATAAACCAAGCAGGCACCAATCATTGGCACCCTGCAATCATCCATGGTCGGGAACCGAAAACTAATCGGCCTCCAGGTGTGATGAGGGCCAGACATCTGCCTTTCAATCACAGCAATGAAGAGAGAAAGTGCAGTACTGAATCATGCAGATGATTGGTTCCAGTCCCACTGACAATGACATCAACTATGCTCTATCTCTTTTCTGAGGAAGGCGCCTCTGCTTGCTCAATGGCCTTCGATCagggtaaaaatttgagaggaAATAGGGATTCAGATGCTCATGCTGTACAGCAACAAATTTATGTTTTTATAGGGTAAAATTAAGTTTCCATAAAGCCTCTATACAAGGGTAACAGAATCCGGTAACTATAGTCATGTCTTTGAGGTTAATCCCACTTGGTGACTGAAATGATAAATATAGGTGAAGAAGATGCTTCTATGCTCCCctaaaggaaaactacacaTATCCTAGAGTAAAAAGATGAAGGCAAATCTTTTAGGGGAGTATAGAAGCACACCCAGAAAAAGGGGTAAAGGAAAAACGGAAATGAGCAGCTTGCTCCTAATCGATttaaccaccaccacctccagtaTACGCAAACTGTAAATCTGATCCACTCACTCTAATAAAGTACTGACATCGATCGAATCAATGTTGTTATCAGATGATTTCAGGTGCCCTATTCCTCTGTGCTGGTTCAGATTGGAGATTCAGGCATCAGCGCTGTTTGAAGTCTCCTCTAGTGACTGCTGGGATTCAACATCCATGCTTCCCACCTGGCTGAGCTTTCTTTGGTCCTTCATTGatgagaggaaaaaaaaaatacactgACGTTAGCAGATGCTCCAAGAAGGATATAGATCTGTGCTAATTGAAAAGAAAATAGTACTGAGAAAGAAAGATGTTAGGATAAGATGCATACTTGATGATATGCATTTTGAACTGCTTCAAGCATTTGGACAACATGACTCATCTTTGGCCTCTTGTCAGCATCAGGATCGACACACTTGAAGCCAACCAAGATTGCCCGCTTAAGGGCACGTTTTGGTGGCTTATCCTCGAGGTTTGGATCAACTACCTCCTCGGCTCTCTTATTGGTAACCATCATTTTAAGCCACTCTATGAGATTCACCTGAAACAAACAATAAATAAGTTTAGGGATTAACTGGAAACACAATCACACATTTTGTCTGAAATAGGAAAACCCCATACCTCATCTGCAGGCTTAGCATAATCAACTGGATCCCTAGCTGTCACACATTCTAACATCACCACTCCAAAACTGTAGATATCGCTCTTTTCATTTAACATCCCACTGTTTGCATATTCGGGTGCTACGTACCTGGTGTCAGATTCAAAACATTAGGAAACTATTTTCCACTTTACAGTCGAACAGAAGAACTAACAATAACATCAAGAAAGGGCATAAAAAATGGAGCTATACCCATATGTTCCCATCACTCTTGTATTGATATGGCTTTTGTCAGAATTCAGAAGTTTGGCCAACCCAAAATCAGAAACCTTGCTATTGAATTCATCGTCGATTAAGATATTACTTGACTTAATATCTCGGTGTACAACTTTGGGGTCTATGGCCTCATGAAGGTAAGCAAGACTGCAAATCATGAACAACAACATTAGCATGTAACTGTCACAGTCCGTGTTAAGCAAGATTTCAGGAAATAATTGTGAATCATGTCGAAACTCTAAACTTACGCTTTTGCAGTGCCAAGGAGAATCTTCATGCGATTTTCCCAACTAAGGACACCACGCTGATTCACGCCATGAAGCCATTGTTCTAGGTTGCCATTGTTGACATACTCATAGACAAGCATCCTGCAGGTAAATATTCAGAACAAGCCCGTATGCTGTTCAAAAAGAACAACCCGTATGCAAGGAAAAGCTTCTGCAAAAGAACTATGACTACTATAGTTTAAGAAAAAACAGATAAACATGAAAACAACGAAAAGAGAAAGGTCAAAGTAGTATTAGGTACAACAGGGAAAACTTTTTTTATTGTATCGGCTATTTTATTTTCCACTGTCAAATCTTCAGAACATAATGTCTAGTACAGATATCATGATGAACAACTGTAAATGAACTGAGCAGAAAGGTGGATCCAAAAAAGACAAAATAGTAACCTGTGTATCCCTTCCACACAGTATCCCAGAAGCCGCACCAGATTCTTATGCCGAACATGACCGATGGCTTCAACTTCAACTCTAAATTCCTTCTCTGCCTGGCCCCTGCAAACCCAGATACCAAATCTTAGCTCTAAGTTAATACAAGGAAAATTCAGCAAGACAGCATAGACTTACACATTATTAAGGATCTTCTTCACGGCAATATCAGTACCGTTCACCAGCCGGCCCTTGTAGACAACTCCATACCCACCTTCTCCAAGGACATTACTCTTTGCAAACCGATTCGTCGCGCACTCCAGGTCCCTCAAGGTAAACCAGTGGCCCCAGCCCAAATGTGATAACTCAGGCAAGCCAACCAATGGCGATGCTGAATATGCATATGGTGAACTGCCTTTCCTAGCGGGTCCAGAGCTGCTGTAACTGTAATCTTCAGAGTACGAACTCCCAGCCTTCTCTATGTTGTAGACGGAGCTGCACTGGCTGAACGTATCGACATCAACAGATCTACTCTCTCCCAACTGCCCTGCACCCTTCATCTGCGTATATTTATCATGCACCGGCATGAAGGGTGCTTCATTTAGAATCTGCGCATCAACTCTGTCAACATTGATTTCCTTTGACACGATAGGGATCTCAGCCAACGAAGTGTTGTCGAACCCTTTCactatcttccttttctttcggAGCGAAAGGCACATCGCGAAGACCAACAGAATTGCCATGAATATCCCAACACCAATGGCAATCAATTCCCATACTCTCAACTGAAACACGGTGGTGGTTCTTGAGAGTGCCGCACTGATAGACATGTTCTTCGGTCTGTTTGATGAGCGGACTGTGCGATATGCTCCCCAAATTCGGAATCTTGTTCTGATTTGACGAAGGAATTCACAAACTTATCCCAACCGCTTTATCTGCGCAAGAAAGGAGAAAAGGTACATTAGCCAACTCAGGAACACCTAAAGTAGCACATGAGCATAACTACAAAAGAAAAGGGCAATTTTGTCTCTAGAAGAAAGCTACGCATCATTCGAGAGCACAGTTGTTCCACTTTCATGTGTGGGGGAAGCACGCAAACAGGGAAACTAATCAAACAGCAAGATGTGCAGGGATTTCGGGAAAAATAAAACAGGACAATGTGCAGGAATTTGGAGCCGTGCCGACATCAGTACACCCCACCCAAGACTCGGCATAATTCTGAGGGCACAGGGCAAGTCAACTCCTAAACGAGAAGAGATGGACCGCGGCAAGGAAAACGAACAGGGGAAGAACAACTTACCTTGGGCAGCACCTCGAATCGAACCCCATTGAACGAGAATTCCACGACGAGCTCCCGCCGCGTCACACTCAGT
This genomic interval carries:
- the LOC120673823 gene encoding uncharacterized protein LOC120673823, translating into MSGAEEQLPPQVSDVSKEQDGVTKPSLGKEPVPGSELWTDGLICAFELIKGPRKPVHRKSWPMIEQVQEKGSTMYTRKHLRRNGHPMIAPKVDQSIVLENPRQAEFYNDPSVPKDRPVYAGEILDHKWVPIGWSRIAELVQRVQSDSSWENELMEFSDSEDDYTVADLAAPYWQRPGGPTWWCHVIAGHPSIDAWLNSAHWMHPAIRTALRDESKLISDRMKYLLYEVPVRVAGGLLFELLGQSVGDPNKEEDDIPIVLRSWQAQNFLVTAMHVKGHSSNINVLGVTEVQELLLAGGGQTPRSVHEVIAHLVNRLSRWDDRLFRKYIFGEADEIELKFVNRRNHEDLNLVSIILNQEIRRLATQVIRVKWSLHAREEIVDELLRHLRGNATRAILESIRKCTRNMLEEQEAVRGRLFTIQDVMQSTVRAWLQDRSLRVTHNLAIFGGGGMVLSIITGLFGINVDGIPGAQNTPYAFGLFTGLLFFLGVILIGVGMLYLGLQNPVNSEKVKVRKLELQQLVSMFQHEAEQHGKVREGLSRHGTSLSSSAASDEGYILIA
- the LOC120673824 gene encoding probable receptor-like protein kinase At2g42960 is translated as MSISAALSRTTTVFQLRVWELIAIGVGIFMAILLVFAMCLSLRKKRKIVKGFDNTSLAEIPIVSKEINVDRVDAQILNEAPFMPVHDKYTQMKGAGQLGESRSVDVDTFSQCSSVYNIEKAGSSYSEDYSYSSSGPARKGSSPYAYSASPLVGLPELSHLGWGHWFTLRDLECATNRFAKSNVLGEGGYGVVYKGRLVNGTDIAVKKILNNVGQAEKEFRVEVEAIGHVRHKNLVRLLGYCVEGIHRMLVYEYVNNGNLEQWLHGVNQRGVLSWENRMKILLGTAKALAYLHEAIDPKVVHRDIKSSNILIDDEFNSKVSDFGLAKLLNSDKSHINTRVMGTYGYVAPEYANSGMLNEKSDIYSFGVVMLECVTARDPVDYAKPADEVNLIEWLKMMVTNKRAEEVVDPNLEDKPPKRALKRAILVGFKCVDPDADKRPKMSHVVQMLEAVQNAYHQDQRKLSQVGSMDVESQQSLEETSNSADA